The nucleotide window CAACATTCGCAGTTACAGAAATCACTCCTGATCCTCCTAACTGTATACAATCTAACGCTGTAGAATCATCTCCACTAACTATAAAAAAATCATTATTTTTAGTTAAATTTTTTATTTTCTGAACTCTAGATAAATCTCCTGATGCTTCTTTTACTCCTATAATATTCTTCATTTTAGATAATTTTCCAATAGTATCAGGTAATAAATCACAACCGGTTCTCAATGGAACATTGTAAAGAATTTGTAACAGATCAGTGCTCTCAGATATATACTTAAAATGCTGATATAATCCTTCTTGAGTAGGTCTGTTATAATAAGGAGTTACTGTTAAACAAGCCGATAATCCTGAATTTTCGAATTTTTTTGTAAGAGATATAGCTTCTGTAGTAGAATTAGATCCTGTTCCTGCAATTATTGGTATCTTTCCTTTAGAAAGTTCTAAAGTTAAAAAAATTAAATGTATATGCTCTTTTTGACTTAAAGTAGATGATTCTCCTGTTGTTCCTACTGAAATTATAGCTGAAGTATTATTGCAAATATGATAATTTACTAATTTTTTTAAACTATCCCGACAAATAGATCCTTTGTCATCCATTGGCGTAATTAAAGCTACCATACTTCCTTTGAACATAATATTAAACCCCTCTTAAATATACTTTGATTTTAAATCTTAAAAATAAAATTTTGTATGTTTTAAATTTACCATTCAAAAATATTTTTTAATTATAAATATTGTTAGTTATACACCACATCTAACATATTATTATTATAATTAATATCTTTTGTTTAAAATGATTAAATTTAATTAATTTTTTAATAATTTTCTATAAATTGCTTATTTTAAAAAAAATTGAACCTATAAATTTAAAAATAATAATAAAAATTATAAAAATAATTACATAAAAAATAAAATATGCACTCTTTATATTCTATACATATAGATATCTTTAAAAGAACTAATAAACCATGACATGGATATATCATATCAAGAAATAAATTACGTGACCTTAACATTTATTTACATATGTATTATTTTTTTATATTTTATTTTTTACTTAGCTGCAATACAACGTTATTTGCATAACAAATTTATTCAGAATAGACATAAATATTGTTTAATTATTACTGTTTACTTTGGTATTGTGTTTCTGAGCTTTATATCTTAAAATATGATCCATAATAACTATTGCTATCATCGACTCTATAATAGGAACCGCTCTAATGCCAATACAGGGATCATGTCTTCCTGATATACTAATACTCGTTTCTTCTTTTTTATAATTAATTGTTCTTCCTAATATTTTAATACTAGAAGTAGGTTTTATAGCAGCTTTTACTACAATATCCTCTCCATTACTAATACCCCCTAATATACCTCCGCTCCTATTACTTAAAAAACCATCTTGTGACATTTCATCTCTATGCTCATTTCCTTTCTGTTCTATTACTTTAAATCCATCTCCAATTTCTACTCCTTTTACAGCATTTATACCCATAACTGCATGAGATAAATCAGCATCTAATTTGTCAAAAACAGGCTCTCCTAATCCAATAGGAACATTTTTTGCTACAACTTTTACTTTTGCACCAATTGAATTTCCTTCTTTTTTTATACTTCTTATAAATAAATCAATATTTTCTAAATCTTCTTCATTTGGACAAAAAAAAGAATTTTTTTCTACATGATCCCAAGAAACAAAATTACACCTAATTGGACCTAATTGACTTAAATAACCCTGTATGGTTATACCATAGTTTATAAAAAGATATTTTTTAGCAATAGCTCCAGCTGCTACTCTCATAACAGTTTCTCTTGCGGAAGATCGACCTCCTCCTCTAAAATCTCTATTTCCATATTTCATAGAATATGTAAAATCCGCATGTCCTGGTCTATAAATATCTTTAAATTTTAAATAATCTTCAGAACGTTGATCAGTATTTTTAACTATTAAACCTATGCTAGTTCCTGTAGTCATCCCATTAAATACTCCAGAAAGAATTTCAACTAAATCCATTTCTCTACGTTGAGTAGTATACTTTGATTGACCAGGGCGTCTTCTATCTATCTCTTTTTGCAAATCTAAATTATTTAACGCTAATCCAGAAGGAACACCATCTATAATACAACCTAATGCTGTACCATGAGATTCTCCGAATGTAGTTACACAAAAAATTTTTCCAATACTATTTCCAGACATAAAAATCCTCATTCTATGTTTAATTATTGTTAATACTGTTAATTTATCATCATAATAATAATATATTTTATTTATATGTATAAATATGTATGTATATCCATGTGTATAAGATTTATATTAAAGTTCTACAAATATTTTTATTTTCATGATAAAATTGTATTTTTAATTGTTTTAAAATACAAATATATAGATATCGCTGAATACTATGTACAATAACAAAAAAATTTTTAGAAAGTATTTACATGGAACAAAAAAAATAGTTCAAGATACTGTTTTTAAACCTAAAAAAATTTTAAAAAAAAGAACTTTTTTTTCTAAAAAAAAATTTCAAGAAGAAGAAATACACAGTTATCTCTTTTCTTATACTACTCCATTAAAACTATACAATGAAAATACAGTAAGTTATGTTCGAGATAAAAAAAATATAAAAAAACTAAAAAAATTAAGTCAAGGATACTATATACCTGAAATTTTTATAGACGTTCATGGACTAAATCAGCATCAAGCTAAAAAAGAACTAGGAAAATTATTTTTTATATGCCATAAAGAAAATTTATCTTGTGCAGGAATAATTCATGGTCATGGAAAAAATATTTTAAAAAAACAAATCCCCTTATGGCTAGTTCAACATCCAGATACCATTGCCTTTCACAGAGCACCATGTACATTAAATAAAGACCAAACTACTCTTTTCCTTTTAATAGACACTTCTATTTAAAGTTATTTATAAAATTTACATTTGTTACGTTTCAATATTAATTAAACTTTAAACTTTCTACAATCAGTTAATAGTACTAACTATTAATTTCTATTATATAACAAAAAAATTTATCATTAAATATTATTTAATTTCTGAATTTAAAATATTTCTATATCGAAAAAAATATGTCTGTATTTATTTAAACATTTTCAAATCTCTTCTATTGTTTAACATATAAATATATTTTTTTATTTTTAAAAAAATTCTGTTGTATTCGCAATTTTTATGTATAAATATATATTTGATTATTTGCAAGAAGGTTAATAATAAAGTATATAAATACATAAAAATATTTTTCTTTTATATTTACATACTACACTTAAAATTTCAAACAAATCATAATAATATTATATATAAACAACACTTTATATATATATATTTCTTTTTTTTTTACAATATCATATATACTATTATTATTACTACAAAACATAAATTCATTTCTTTATATGTAATAACAATACATTTATTTATAATTTTAAAAATTAAAATTATTTATTTTAATGATAAATTATTTTATAATTTTTTTAATACAAGGAATAAATATGCTAGAAAAAAATAGACTACGAATTGCTTTGCAAAAATCAGGGAGATTAAGCAGTGAATCTTATAATTTACTTGTAAAATGTGGTATTAAAATAAATTTACAAAATAACCAATTGTTCGCTTTTGCTGAAAATATGCCAATAGACATACTGTGTGTTCGAGATGATGATATACCTGGATTAATAGTTGATAAAGTAGTAGATTTAGGTATTGTTGGAGAAAACGTATTAGAAGAAAAACTATTTATAAAAAATAATACAAAGAAAAAAAAATTCTATAATTTACTAATACGACTTGACTTTGGAATATGTAGATTATCATTAGCTATACCTAAAAATTCCACTTATTACGGACTAGACAGTTTAAAAAATAAAAGGATCGCTACTTCTTATCCTAACTTAGTTACACAATTCTTTTATAAAAAATCTATTCCATTTAAATTATGTATTTTGAATGGATCAGTAGAAGTTGCTCCTCGTTCTGGTTTAGCAGATGCTATTTGTGACCTCGTATCTACAGGAACTACTTTAGAAGCTAACGATTTAAAAGAAGTTCAAACTATATTTAACTCTCAAGCTTGCGTTATTTGTAGATTAGGACATATCGAACATAGTAAACAAATTGTTATTAATAAACTGATGAATAGAATAAATGGGGTTATAAAAGCTAGAGAATCTAAATATATTATGTTACATGCACCTATTTCAAAATTAAACGAAATTATTTTACTATTACATGGTGCTGAAAATCCTACTATTTTAAAATTAGCTGGAGAAAAAAATCGAGTAGCAATGCATATGGTTAGTAGTGAAACAGTATTTTGGGAAACTATGGAAAAGTTAAAATCATTAGGAGCTAGTTCTATTTTAGTTTTACCTATAGAAAAAATGTTGGAGTAAAGTACTATGCAACCACTAAATAACATTTATACGTGGAGTGATATCAGTAATAAAAAAAAACATTTATTATTACTTAGACCAATGTTACATACAAATCAAGAAGTTCAAAAAACAGTTAAAAATATATTAAATAACATAAAATATTTTGGTGATACCTCCCTATATAAATATACATTTCTTCTAGATAAACAAAAAATAAAAAAAGTACAAATAGATACAAAAAAAATTCAAACGTCAATAAATGCTATAAAACCAGATTTAAAAAAATCTATTTTATTGGCTAAATCTAATATAGAAAAATTTCATATTGAACAAAAATGTCAAGATATAGATATTGAAACTCAAAAAGGAATACGATGCCAAAAAATTACCACTCCAATAGACTCTATTGGTTTATATATTCCAGGGGGGGACACTCCATTAATTTCTACTGTATTAATGTTATCTATTCCTGCTTATATTGCAAAATGCAAAAACGTTTACCTATGTTCACCACCTCCTATTTCTAAAGAAGTACTTTATTCTGCCTACGTATGTGGAATAAAAAACATATTTCAAATGGGTGGAGCTCAAGCTATTGGTGCTTTTGCATTCGGAACCAAACAAGTTCCTAAAGTTAATAAGATATTCGGACCTGGTAACTCATATGTAACAGAAGCTAAACGTCAAGTTAGAAATTCAATTCCAAATCTTGAAATTGATATGCTGGCTGGACCATCTGAATTAATGATTATTGCTGATGAATTTGCAAATTCAGATTTTGTTGCTTTGGATCTTTTATCTCAAGCTGAACATGGACCTGATTCACAAGTAATTTTACTATCATATAGTCTTGTATTTGTTAAAAATGTTATACGTAAAATAAATCAAGAAATAAAAAAATCTTTAAGAAAAAAAATATTAAACCGATCTATACAAAACAGTAGATTTATTATTGTAAAAAATATCGACGAAGCTATAAATATTTCTAATCTTTATGCTCCAGAACATTTAATACTCAACATTCTTAATCCTAGATCATTTTTAGCAAAAATAAAAAACGCAGGTTCAGTATTTTTAGGTCCATGGTCTCCTGAATCAGTTGGAGATTACTCTTCTGGTACTAATCATGTTTTACCTACATACGGATCAGCAATAGTAAACTCTGGATTAGGGTTATCTGATTTTCAAAAATGCATTACTGTTCAAGAATTAACACCATCAGGATTTTTAAAAATATATAATAGTGTTACTGTATTGTCTTCATACGAAAAATTAGAAGCTCATAAAAATGCTATGAAATGTAGATTTCAATCTTTAACATCAGGAAAAAATAATGTCTGATATTTATAAAATAATTCCAAAATACATTAAAAATCTAACCGGATATCAATCAGCAAGAAAAATTGGAGGAAATGGAGAAATATGGTTAAATGCAAATGAATCACCTTATTCAAATACACTATCTGTATCGTTTAAAAAATTAAATCGGTATCCACATTTTCAACCAAAGAAATTACTCTCAGCATATTCCCTTTACTCTAAAATACCAAAAGAAAATATATTAATTACTCGAGGTGCAGATGAAGGTATTGATTTATTAGTTCGAATATTTTGTGAAAGAAATAAAGATTCGATAATAACTCTTCCTCCTACATATGGAATGTACGATATTATTGCAAAAATAACAGGAATACAAAATAAACAACTCTTTATGTTATGGGAAAAAAATATTTCTATAAACAAAATTATTTCTAACTTAAAAAATGTAAAAATTATATTTATATGTAGACCAAATAATCCAACTGGACATGTGATAGATAAAAAAATAATTTACTCTTTATTAGAATTATCTAAAAATAAATTTTTTGTTGTAATCGATGAAGCATATATTGATTTCTGTATAATAAATAATCTTTCTGGATGGATAAACAAATTTAAAAATTTAATTATATTAAGAACCTTATCTAAAGCATTTGGATTAGCTGGTATTCGATGCGGATTTATATTAGCTTCGTCTAAACTTATAAATATAATTTCAAAAATCATAGCTCCATATCCAATTCCATATCCAACATATAAAATAGCTTATTCTTTTTTTTCTCCTAAAAATATAGATTTACTTAAAAACCATATTAATACTATTAACTTTAACCGTTTTTGGTTATTTAATGAATTAAAAAAAATAAAACTAATTCAAAAAGTCTTTATGAGTTATGGAAACTTTATTTTAATAAAAACATTATACGTGAAAAAAATTTTTCTTGTTTTACAAAGAAATGGTATTATTGTTCGTAATCAGCATAATATACCTATGCTAAGAGGATGTTTAAGAATATCTATAGGAACACACTCAGAATGTAAAAAAATAATTGAAACTTTAAATAGCTTTAATTATTAAACCCTATTTAAGAGAAAAAAAATGCTTAAAAAAGTTCTATTTATAGATAGAGATGGAACATTAATATCTGAACCGAAACTAGATTTTCAAGTAGATTCTATTCAAAAAATAGAATTTGAACCACATGTAATTTCTTCTTTACTTGAACTAAAAAAAAATAGTTATATTTTTATAATTGTTACTAATCAAGATGGGTTAGGAAGTCTTAACTTTCCATTATCTAACTTTTATATACCTCATAACTTTATGATTAACGTTTTTAAATCTCAAGGAATAATTTTTGATCAAGTGTTAATTTGCCCTCATACATTACAAAATAACTGCTCTTGCCGAAAACCAAAATTAAAATTAATTAAACCTTGGCTAGAAAAAAACATAATAGATAAAAACAATAGCTATGTTATTGGAGATAGAAGTACAGATATAGAATTTGCTAAAAATATAGGAATACCTGGATTGCTATATAATAGAAAAAAAAATAATTGGCATGATATAAAGAAAAAAATTATTAGCAATCGATTTGCTAAAATTGTTAGAAATACTAAAGAAACACATATTTCAGTAACAATAAGGCTTAATTCAAACAAAAGTAGCATCATCAATACTGGAATAAAATTTTTTGACCATATGCTAGAACAAATTTCTATACATGGTAATCTATACTTTAACATTCAATGTAAACAAAAAATAGATCCTGATGACCATCATTTAGTAGAAGACACTGGAATTGTTATTGGAAAAACATTATATGAAATATTAAAAAATAAAATTGGATTAGAAAGATATGGATTTACTCTTCCTATGGATGAATGCGTTGCAAAGTGTGTTATAGACATATCAGGAAGACCCTTTTTAAAATTTAACGCTATTTTTAAATATCAAAAAATAGGTGATTTAAGTTCAGAAATGATAGAACATTTTTTTTATTCATTATCATACTCAATGAAAATTACTCTGCATATAACAGCTAAAGGAAAAAACGATCATCATATTGCAGAAAGCTTATTTAAAGTTTTTGGAAAAACACTCTATCAAGCTACAAAAATAAATAAAAAAATATTAACACCTAGTTCTAAAGGAATACTATAATGAAAATAGTTATTTTAGATACAAAATGCTCTAATACGTTTTCATTAATATGTTCTATAAAAAGATTAGGTTTTTTTTCTACCGTTAGTTCAAATCAAGATATAATAAAAAATTCAGATAAATTATTTATACCTGGAGTAGGAACAGCTTTAACAGCTATGGAATCCATATATAATCATAACTTATATAACATTTTACGCGAATATAAAAAACCTGTATTAGGAATTTGCTTAGGAATGCAACTTCTATGTAAAATAAGTGATGAAAATAATAAAACTAATATGTTAAACATACTAGATATACATGTACGAAAACTATCAAGTAATAATATATTGCCAATACCTCATATGGGTTGGAATAAAGTTTATTGCTATAATAATGAAAATATATTTAAAGGAATAAAAAATGGATCACATTTTTACTTTATCCATACTTATAAAGTACCAATATGTTCCTACACTACTTCTAAAACATACTACGGAGAATTCTTTAGTGCGTCCGTAAAACATAATAACTTTTATGGAGTGCAATTTCATCCAGAAAAATCCGGATCATGCGGTCAACAACTAATAAAGAACTTTTTGGAAATTTAAAAAAAATGATTATTCCTGCTATAGATTTAATAAATAATAAAGTAGTCAGACTATTCCAAGGAAATTACAAAAAAAAAAAATATATAATTTATCTGCGCAAGATATAATACATTCGTATGATACAAAAAATGTATCTATTATACATATTGTTGATTTAGATGCTGCTAATAATCCTAATAAAAGACAAACAAAACATATAAAAACTTTACTAAACGATCTTGTTACTCCTGTGCAAATAGGAGGAGGAATAAGAAATAAAAAAAATATTGAAGAATTACTATCTATCGGAGCAAAAAGAATCGTTATAGGATCTTCTGCAATAACACATCCTGAAAAATTTCAAAATTGGATAAAAGAATATGGATCTGAAACTATTGTACTAGCATTAGATATAATGATTAATCATGAGAAAAAAAAAGTTATAAGAATTAATGGATGGAAAGATAAAACTAACTGTGTGTTAGAAGAAGTAATTCAACAATTTAAAAAATTCGGATTAAAACATGTTTTATGTACTGACATATCAAAAGACGGTACTTTAACTGAACCAAATTTTAAATTATATGAAGAAATAACAAAAAAGTTTAAAACTATTCATTTTCAATCTTCTGGTGGAATCAGTAAAATATCAGATATCATTAGGTTAAAAAAAACTAATATAAAAGGAATTATTATTGGTCGTTCGCTATTGGAAAAAAAATTTACTCTATCAGAGGCAATAACATGCTAGCAAAAAGAATTATTCCATGTCTAGATGTCAAAAACGGAAAAGTAGTTAAAGGTGTAAAATTTCGTAATCATAAAGTTATAGGAGAAATTCTACCCCTTATTTTAAGGTATCTTAAAGAAAATGCTGATGAAATAGTTTTATACGATATAACAGCTTCCTCAAAAAAACATTTAATAGATAAACATTGGATAAAGAATATTGCTAAAATTATAACTATTCCTTTTTGTGTTGCAGGAGGAATTAATTCTGTAGATGATGCACGACAAATATTATCTTTAGGTGCCGACAAAATATCTATTAATTCTCCTGCTATTTCCAATCCGAATCTAATAAATGAAATTTCTAATACATTTGGTGTTCAATGTATGGTTATTGGCATAGACTCTTGGTTTAATAATCAAACAAAATGCTATGAAGTATACCAATATACTGGAAGTAACAAAACAATAAAAAAAACAAAATTAACAACAGAATCTTGGGTTAAAGAAGTTCAAGATAGAGGAGCTGGAGAAATTGTAATAAATTCTATGAACCAAGATGGAGTAAATAGTGGATATAACATCGAACAATTTAAAAAAATTCGAGATTTATGTAAAATACCTCTCATAGCGTCCGGTGGAGCTGGAACAAAAAATCATTTTTATAATTTGTTTAGAAAAACAAATGTAGACGGAGCATTAGCAGCTTCAGTATTTCATAAAAAAATTATTAATATACAAAATTTAAAAAAATTTTTAAAGAAAAAAGGAATAGAAGTTCGATTATGCCATTAAAAATAAATGTAAAAAATCTAAATTGGAAAAAAACAGAAGGATATATACCTGGAATCATTCAACATTATATATCTGGAAAAATACTAATGCTTGGATATTTAAACAAAGAATCTTTAAAAAAAACAATAAAAGAAAAAAAAGTTACCTTTTATTCAAGAACTAAACAAAGATTGTGGACTAAGGGAGAAACCTCTAAAAATTATTTAATAGTAAAACATATGTCCTCTGATTGCGATCAAGATACTATACTAATATTAGTAAAACCTTATGGGAATACATGCCATCTAAACAAAATTAGCTGTTTTTCAAATAAAATAGAAATTTTTTCATTTTTATTTCATTTAGAAAAAATTATAGATAGTAAGAAAAGTAAACAAGAAAAATCTTATACATCAAAACTATTAAAGTTAGGCATTCAAAGAATAGCACAAAAAGTTGGAGAAGAAGCAGTAGAAACTATATTAGCCTCCATGACTAAGAAAAAAAATGATTTGATAAACGAAGTATCAGATTTAATGTACCATTTATTAGTATTGTTAAACTTTAAAAAAATACAATTTAAAGAAATAATTCATAATTTGCAAACACGAAATACTAAAAAAAATTAATCATGCTATATTAGCATATAATAATAATTATAAATTACTTCATCTTAAAATTAATTCAAAAAAATAACTTCATTAAATTTTA belongs to Buchnera aphidicola (Anoecia corni) and includes:
- the hisG gene encoding ATP phosphoribosyltransferase, whose product is MLEKNRLRIALQKSGRLSSESYNLLVKCGIKINLQNNQLFAFAENMPIDILCVRDDDIPGLIVDKVVDLGIVGENVLEEKLFIKNNTKKKKFYNLLIRLDFGICRLSLAIPKNSTYYGLDSLKNKRIATSYPNLVTQFFYKKSIPFKLCILNGSVEVAPRSGLADAICDLVSTGTTLEANDLKEVQTIFNSQACVICRLGHIEHSKQIVINKLMNRINGVIKARESKYIMLHAPISKLNEIILLLHGAENPTILKLAGEKNRVAMHMVSSETVFWETMEKLKSLGASSILVLPIEKMLE
- the dapA gene encoding 4-hydroxy-tetrahydrodipicolinate synthase — its product is MFKGSMVALITPMDDKGSICRDSLKKLVNYHICNNTSAIISVGTTGESSTLSQKEHIHLIFLTLELSKGKIPIIAGTGSNSTTEAISLTKKFENSGLSACLTVTPYYNRPTQEGLYQHFKYISESTDLLQILYNVPLRTGCDLLPDTIGKLSKMKNIIGVKEASGDLSRVQKIKNLTKNNDFFIVSGDDSTALDCIQLGGSGVISVTANVAAKKMSKMCRLALSGKFAEARIINNELMSLHESLFYEPNPIPIKWAAKQLNLIKTSILRLPMTSIKLSTKIIVKKALKKANLLIV
- the hisF gene encoding imidazole glycerol phosphate synthase subunit HisF; the protein is MLAKRIIPCLDVKNGKVVKGVKFRNHKVIGEILPLILRYLKENADEIVLYDITASSKKHLIDKHWIKNIAKIITIPFCVAGGINSVDDARQILSLGADKISINSPAISNPNLINEISNTFGVQCMVIGIDSWFNNQTKCYEVYQYTGSNKTIKKTKLTTESWVKEVQDRGAGEIVINSMNQDGVNSGYNIEQFKKIRDLCKIPLIASGGAGTKNHFYNLFRKTNVDGALAASVFHKKIINIQNLKKFLKKKGIEVRLCH
- the aroC gene encoding chorismate synthase; this encodes MSGNSIGKIFCVTTFGESHGTALGCIIDGVPSGLALNNLDLQKEIDRRRPGQSKYTTQRREMDLVEILSGVFNGMTTGTSIGLIVKNTDQRSEDYLKFKDIYRPGHADFTYSMKYGNRDFRGGGRSSARETVMRVAAGAIAKKYLFINYGITIQGYLSQLGPIRCNFVSWDHVEKNSFFCPNEEDLENIDLFIRSIKKEGNSIGAKVKVVAKNVPIGLGEPVFDKLDADLSHAVMGINAVKGVEIGDGFKVIEQKGNEHRDEMSQDGFLSNRSGGILGGISNGEDIVVKAAIKPTSSIKILGRTINYKKEETSISISGRHDPCIGIRAVPIIESMIAIVIMDHILRYKAQKHNTKVNSNN
- the hisC gene encoding histidinol-phosphate transaminase, whose protein sequence is MSDIYKIIPKYIKNLTGYQSARKIGGNGEIWLNANESPYSNTLSVSFKKLNRYPHFQPKKLLSAYSLYSKIPKENILITRGADEGIDLLVRIFCERNKDSIITLPPTYGMYDIIAKITGIQNKQLFMLWEKNISINKIISNLKNVKIIFICRPNNPTGHVIDKKIIYSLLELSKNKFFVVIDEAYIDFCIINNLSGWINKFKNLIILRTLSKAFGLAGIRCGFILASSKLINIISKIIAPYPIPYPTYKIAYSFFSPKNIDLLKNHINTINFNRFWLFNELKKIKLIQKVFMSYGNFILIKTLYVKKIFLVLQRNGIIVRNQHNIPMLRGCLRISIGTHSECKKIIETLNSFNY
- the hisB gene encoding bifunctional histidinol-phosphatase/imidazoleglycerol-phosphate dehydratase HisB codes for the protein MLKKVLFIDRDGTLISEPKLDFQVDSIQKIEFEPHVISSLLELKKNSYIFIIVTNQDGLGSLNFPLSNFYIPHNFMINVFKSQGIIFDQVLICPHTLQNNCSCRKPKLKLIKPWLEKNIIDKNNSYVIGDRSTDIEFAKNIGIPGLLYNRKKNNWHDIKKKIISNRFAKIVRNTKETHISVTIRLNSNKSSIINTGIKFFDHMLEQISIHGNLYFNIQCKQKIDPDDHHLVEDTGIVIGKTLYEILKNKIGLERYGFTLPMDECVAKCVIDISGRPFLKFNAIFKYQKIGDLSSEMIEHFFYSLSYSMKITLHITAKGKNDHHIAESLFKVFGKTLYQATKINKKILTPSSKGIL
- the hisD gene encoding histidinol dehydrogenase, which translates into the protein MQPLNNIYTWSDISNKKKHLLLLRPMLHTNQEVQKTVKNILNNIKYFGDTSLYKYTFLLDKQKIKKVQIDTKKIQTSINAIKPDLKKSILLAKSNIEKFHIEQKCQDIDIETQKGIRCQKITTPIDSIGLYIPGGDTPLISTVLMLSIPAYIAKCKNVYLCSPPPISKEVLYSAYVCGIKNIFQMGGAQAIGAFAFGTKQVPKVNKIFGPGNSYVTEAKRQVRNSIPNLEIDMLAGPSELMIIADEFANSDFVALDLLSQAEHGPDSQVILLSYSLVFVKNVIRKINQEIKKSLRKKILNRSIQNSRFIIVKNIDEAINISNLYAPEHLILNILNPRSFLAKIKNAGSVFLGPWSPESVGDYSSGTNHVLPTYGSAIVNSGLGLSDFQKCITVQELTPSGFLKIYNSVTVLSSYEKLEAHKNAMKCRFQSLTSGKNNV
- the hisIE gene encoding bifunctional phosphoribosyl-AMP cyclohydrolase/phosphoribosyl-ATP diphosphatase HisIE, whose product is MPLKINVKNLNWKKTEGYIPGIIQHYISGKILMLGYLNKESLKKTIKEKKVTFYSRTKQRLWTKGETSKNYLIVKHMSSDCDQDTILILVKPYGNTCHLNKISCFSNKIEIFSFLFHLEKIIDSKKSKQEKSYTSKLLKLGIQRIAQKVGEEAVETILASMTKKKNDLINEVSDLMYHLLVLLNFKKIQFKEIIHNLQTRNTKKN
- the hisH gene encoding imidazole glycerol phosphate synthase subunit HisH; the encoded protein is MKIVILDTKCSNTFSLICSIKRLGFFSTVSSNQDIIKNSDKLFIPGVGTALTAMESIYNHNLYNILREYKKPVLGICLGMQLLCKISDENNKTNMLNILDIHVRKLSSNNILPIPHMGWNKVYCYNNENIFKGIKNGSHFYFIHTYKVPICSYTTSKTYYGEFFSASVKHNNFYGVQFHPEKSGSCGQQLIKNFLEI
- the smrB gene encoding endonuclease SmrB translates to MYNNKKIFRKYLHGTKKIVQDTVFKPKKILKKRTFFSKKKFQEEEIHSYLFSYTTPLKLYNENTVSYVRDKKNIKKLKKLSQGYYIPEIFIDVHGLNQHQAKKELGKLFFICHKENLSCAGIIHGHGKNILKKQIPLWLVQHPDTIAFHRAPCTLNKDQTTLFLLIDTSI